In one window of Camelina sativa cultivar DH55 chromosome 15, Cs, whole genome shotgun sequence DNA:
- the LOC104746095 gene encoding late embryogenesis abundant protein D-29-like has translation MGLERKAYGLVLVSLVLMAIATMCCVQATIEEEAAKDESWTGWAKEKIGLKHEDNAQHTVEDDAWRASEKIKDDATHHTVQDDAWRATEKVKDAKDEAKRKAEEAVGAAKDKAGSAYETATSKASEGLGSVKDKASESYDSAGQVKDDVSHKSKKVKDSLSGDENDESWTDWAKEKIGIKNEDSNPNLGDTVSEKAKEAKDAAKRKVGDAKEKLEETAEATKEKASDMTKAAKEKAEKLKEKAERDSKSAKEKSKESYETAKSKADETLESAKDKASQSYDSAARKSEEAKDTVSHKSKRVKESLADDEAEL, from the coding sequence ATGGGGTTAGAGAGGAAAGCGTACGGTTTGGTTTTGGTATCTTTGGTACTTATGGCTATTGCAACGATGTGTTGTGTCCAAGCTACGATCGAGGAAGAAGCGGCTAAGGATGAATCATGGACTGGTTGGGCCAAGGAAAAAATCGGTCTCAAGCACGAAGACAACGCCCAACACACCGTCGAAGACGACGCTTGGAGAGCGAGTGAAAAAATCAAGGACGACGCAACTCATCACACCGTCCAGGACGACGCTTGGAGAGCGACTGAAAAAGTCAAGGACGCAAAAGACGAGGCTAAGCGTAAAGCAGAGGAAGCAGTTGGAGCGGCGAAGGATAAAGCGGGGTCGGCTTACGAGACAGCTACATCGAAAGCTAGCGAGGGTTTGGGTTCTGTGAAGGATAAGGCCTCGGAGAGTTACGACTCAGCTGGTCAAGTCAAAGATGACGTGTCTCACAAGTCAAAGAAAGTCAAAGACAGCTTGTCGGGAGATGAGAACGATGAGTCTTGGACTGATTGGGCAAAAGAGAAAATCGGAATCAAGAACGAAGACAGTAACCCTAACTTGGGAGATACGGTTTCCGAGAAGGCTAAAGAAGCTAAGGACGCTGCTAAACGCAAAGTGGGCGATGCTAAGGAGAAGTTGGAGGAAACGGCTGAGGCAACGAAAGAGAAGGCGAGCGATATGACGAAGGCGGCTAAGGAGAAGGCGGAGAAGTTGAAGGAGAAAGCAGAGAGAGATAGCAAGAGTGCGAAGGAGAAAAGTAAGGAAAGCTACGAGACTGCGAAATCAAAAGCCGATGAGACTTTGGAATCTGCAAAAGATAAGGCGTCGCAGAGTTATGACTCAGCTGCACGTAAATCAGAGGAAGCTAAAGATACCGTGTCACACAAGTCAAAACGTGTCAAAGAGAGCTTGGCCGACGATGAAGCGGAGCTTTAA
- the LOC104746098 gene encoding RNA polymerase II C-terminal domain phosphatase-like 4 translates to MFVVESDYMEVEPSINESSPSLSSSRSCDHWYVRYGVCIACKSTVNKRQGRAFNYLIQGLQLSHEAAAFSKRFTTQYHIVNEKKLHLVLDLDYTLLDSIRASLLSETDKYLLEEASSRDDLWRVDTGFLTKLRPFVHEFLKEANKMFTMYVYTMGNRVYAKSVLKAIDPKRIYFGDRVITRDESPYAKTLDLVLAEERGVVIVDDTRDVWTHHQSNLVEINEYHYFKDLNGPEEPISSYTAEKTDESSSDGELAKVLKILKEVHCGFFRVKEELESQDVRFLLQEIDFKLLTKDA, encoded by the coding sequence ATGTTTGTAGTTGAAAGTGATTACATGGAAGTCGAACCGTCGATCAACGAGTCGTCTCCGTCACTGTCGTCATCTCGTAGTTGCGATCACTGGTACGTTCGTTACGGAGTCTGCATCGCCTGTAAATCGACGGTGAACAAACGGCAAGGCCGAGCATTCAATTATCTCATCCAAGGTTTGCAGCTAAGCCACGAAGCAGCCGCGTTTTCGAAGCGTTTTACAACGCAATATCATATTGTCAACGAGAAGAAGCTTCATCTCGTCCTTGACTTGGACTACACGCTTCTCGACTCTATTAGGGCTTCACTTCTCTCCGAAACAGATAAGTATCTACTCGAAGAAGCGAGTTCAAGGGACGATCTATGGAGGGTTGACACCGGATTCTTGACAAAGCTACGGCCTTTTGTTCACGAGTTTTTGAAGGAAGCCAACAAGATGTTCACAATGTATGTTTACACAATGGGTAATCGAGTATACGCCAAATCCGTGTTGAAGGCGATTGATCCCAAGAGAATCTATTTTGGGGATAGAGTGATAACAAGAGACGAGAGTCCGTATGCGAAGACGCTTGATCTGGTTTTAGCTGAGGAGCGTGGAGTGGTCATTGTGGATGATACGCGTGATGTTTGGACCCATCACCAGAGTAACCTAGTAGAGATTAATGAGTACCACTATTTCAAAGACCTCAATGGCCCAGAAGAGCCAATTTCTTCTTATACGGCGGAAAAGACAGACGAGAGTAGTAGCGATGGTGAATTGGCTAAAGTTCTGAAAATACTCAAGGAAGTTCACTGTGGATTCTTCAGAGTCAAGGAAGAGTTAGAGTCACAAGACGTGAGGTTTCTGCTTCAAGAAATAGATTTCAAACTTCTCACAAAAGACGCttga
- the LOC104746096 gene encoding putative F-box/kelch-repeat protein At3g17570 isoform X2 has protein sequence MMFSDLPRDLQSEILSRVPARYLQLLKPTCKRWYTLFKDPGFLKKNLSRAERGFLFLLNSRVCSISINLPGIHDSVDPSFDVTGVLVSKNDPEDVKISDIFQCDGLLLCTTTNRRLVVWNPYTGQTRWIPNRSSNAMCHKFVLGYEKEKESWNSHLILRYKSFSLSPVGAEFDIYEFNSDSWRSFHDVSPICTLQSKGVSLKGNTYWIASDTEDPFGKFVLRFDFTTKKFGRLSLPFQTDDADGVVESMILSVVREEKLALLYERFDDDTEDPSEMKIWVTNTKIEEAKDLSWSDFLVVDFHKLMVTRMTNVRSFLVDEEKKMVVFCDTDSNYRTRVYVVGENVYQEVYEETTTDELFCYWPCLVSYAPSLVQIQQGQVNTGCKRKR, from the coding sequence ATGATGTTCTCGGATCTTCCACGGGATTTACAATCAGAGATACTCTCAAGGGTTCCGGCCAGATATCTACAACTGTTGAAACCTACTTGCAAGCGGTGGTACACTTTGTTCAAAGATCCGGGATTCCTCAAGAAGAACTTGAGTAGAGCCGAAAGAGGGTTCCTCTTTCTGCTCAATTCCAGGGTTTGTTCAATTAGTATCAATCTCCCTGGCATCCATGACAGCGTTGATCCGTCCTTTGACGTAACAGGTGTACTTGTCAGTAAAAATGATCCAGAAGATGTCAAGATATCTGATATCTTTCAGTGCGACGGTTTATTATTGTGCACCACTACTAACAGGAGACTCGTGGTTTGGAACCCTTATACTGGTCAGACCAGGTGGATCCCAAACAGATCCAGCAACGCAATGTGCCATAAGTTTGTTTTAGGGTacgaaaaagagaaagaatctTGGAATAGCCACCTTATCTTAAGGTATAAGTCATTCTCATTGAGCCCGGTAGGTGCGGAGTTTGATATCTATGAGTTTAACTCTGATTCATGGAGGAGTTTTCATGACGTCTCTCCTATTTGTACCTTACAATCCAAGGGCGTGTCATTGAAGGGGAATACTTACTGGATTGCGTCAGATACAGAAGATCCCTTCGGTAAATTCGTACTCAGGTTTGATTTCACAACAAAAAAGTTTGGAcgtctctctcttccttttcaaACTGATGATGCTGATGGTGTTGTGGAGAGTATGATTCTATCAGTTGTTAGGGAAGAGAAGCTTGCGTTGTTATATGAGAGGTTTGATGATGATACAGAGGATCCTTCGGAGATGAAGATATGGGTGACCAATACTAAAATCGAGGAGGCCAAAGACTTGTCGTGGAGCGATTTCTTGGTAGTGGATTTCCATAAATTGATGGTAACAAGGATGACAAATGTGAGGAGTTTCTTGGTGgatgaggagaaaaaaatgGTCGTGTTTTGTGATACAGACAGCAATTACAGGACAAGAGTTTATGTTGTCGGAGAGAATGTATACCAAGAAGTTTATGAAGAGACTACTACAGATGAATTATTTTGCTATTGGCCATGTCTCGTCAGCTATGCTCCAAGTTTGGTTCAAATTCAGCAAGGTCAAGTGAATACCGgatgcaaaagaaaaaggtga
- the LOC104746097 gene encoding putative F-box protein At3g17560, which yields MRSEIKTKLIFDLPQDVIEEIFSKVPVTCLRRLRSTCKRLHALLKNRGFIKKYYDTRQYHALMLLNFQVYSMSYNLHGVSMDVVPKGELTLVDPYRNTYADISQAFHCDGLLLCTTRENRLVVWNPFTGQKRWLQQLNRGRIDDNYILGYDNSDLCHSYKILRIPDIYYKKLETSQNSRRNLDVTPKDDLELKNISSKSRRRYLGVTTPRKDLYDFSSNSWKTLEIITPKGCLKSYGVSLKGNAYWVYLSKQRGVNDYSLLSFDFATESFQHLCVPFHQEADCLDTTILSVGKGEHLSLLYQSCETLKVEIWITNKIETTFVSWRKFFTVDIETQLPMFSCRMSFFIEEEMKVAVCCDRDNKVYIVRKDEYKVSSGFNFLEFEGIKCCLTVFGYVPSLV from the coding sequence ATGAGGtcagaaatcaaaacaaagttaaTCTTCGATCTTCCACAGGATGTGATAGAAGAGATATTCTCTAAGGTTCCTGTCACATGTCTACGAAGATTACGATCTACTTGCAAAAGATTGCACGCTTTACTCAAAAATCGAggattcataaaaaaatattatgacaCAAGGCAGTACCATGCTCTTATGCTATTGAATTTTCAGGTTTACTCGATGAGCTACAATCTCCATGGAGTTAGCATGGACGTCGTTCCGAAAGGTGAACTTACCCTAGTCGACCCCTATCGTAATACATATGCAGATATATCTCAAGCCTTTCACTGTGATGGTTTATTGTTATGCACCACCAGAGAAAATAGATTAGTGGTTTGGAATCCGTTTACGGGGCAAAAGAGATGGCTCCAACAGCTAAATCGTGGCAGGATAGACGATAACTATATTCTTGGATACGACAACAGCGATTTGTGCCATagctacaaaatcttgaggattCCGGATATTTACTACAAAAAATTGGAAACAAGCCAAAATTCACGGAGGAATCTTGATGTCACTCCCAAAGATGATCTAGAATTGAAGAATATTAGCTCTAAATCAAGGAGGAGATATCTTGGTGTTACTACTCCCCGAAAAGACTTATATGATTTTAGCTCTAATTCATGGAAGACTCTTGAGATCATCACTCCCAAAGGTTGCTTAAAATCTTATGGCGTGTCATTGAAGGGAAATGCTTATTGGGTGTACTTGTCTAAGCAAAGAGGAGTCAACGACTACTCTCtacttagttttgattttgcaaCAGAGAGTTTCCAACATTTGTGTGTTCCTTTTCATCAAGAAGCAGATTGTCTTGATACTACGATTCTCTCGGTTGGTAAAGGAGAACATCTTTCGTTGTTGTATCAGAGCTGCGAGACATTAAAGGTGGAGATATGGATAACCAATAAGATTGAGACCACGTTTGTGTCATGGAGAAAGTTCTTTACAGTTGATATAGAAACGCAGCTCCCTATGTTTTCGTGTCGGATGAGTTTCTTCATCGAAGAGGAGATGAAAGTTGCTGTGTGTTGTGACAGAGATAACAAAGTATACATTGTTAGAAAAGATGAATATAAAGTATCTtctggttttaattttttagaatttgaagGCATAAAATGTTGCCTCACTGTCTTTggttatgttccaagtttggtttAA
- the LOC104746096 gene encoding putative F-box/kelch-repeat protein At3g17570 isoform X1, translating into MMFSDLPRDLQSEILSRVPARYLQLLKPTCKRWYTLFKDPGFLKKNLSRAERGFLFLLNSRVCSISINLPGIHDSVDPSFDVTGVLVSKNDPEDVKISDIFQCDGLLLCTTTNRRLVVWNPYTGQTRWIPNRSSNAMCHKFVLGYEKEKESWNSHLILRYKSFSLSPVGAEFDIYEFNSDSWRSFHDVSPICTLQSKGVSLKGNTYWIASDTEDPFGKFVLRFDFTTKKFGRLSLPFQTDDADGVVESMILSVVREEKLALLYERFDDDTEDPSEMKIWVTNTKIEEAKDLSWSDFLVVDFHKLMVTRMTNVRSFLVDEEKKMVVFCDTDSNYRTRVYVVGENVYQEVYEETTTDELFCYWPCLVSYAPSLVQIQQGQVNTGCKRKSTIRR; encoded by the exons ATGATGTTCTCGGATCTTCCACGGGATTTACAATCAGAGATACTCTCAAGGGTTCCGGCCAGATATCTACAACTGTTGAAACCTACTTGCAAGCGGTGGTACACTTTGTTCAAAGATCCGGGATTCCTCAAGAAGAACTTGAGTAGAGCCGAAAGAGGGTTCCTCTTTCTGCTCAATTCCAGGGTTTGTTCAATTAGTATCAATCTCCCTGGCATCCATGACAGCGTTGATCCGTCCTTTGACGTAACAGGTGTACTTGTCAGTAAAAATGATCCAGAAGATGTCAAGATATCTGATATCTTTCAGTGCGACGGTTTATTATTGTGCACCACTACTAACAGGAGACTCGTGGTTTGGAACCCTTATACTGGTCAGACCAGGTGGATCCCAAACAGATCCAGCAACGCAATGTGCCATAAGTTTGTTTTAGGGTacgaaaaagagaaagaatctTGGAATAGCCACCTTATCTTAAGGTATAAGTCATTCTCATTGAGCCCGGTAGGTGCGGAGTTTGATATCTATGAGTTTAACTCTGATTCATGGAGGAGTTTTCATGACGTCTCTCCTATTTGTACCTTACAATCCAAGGGCGTGTCATTGAAGGGGAATACTTACTGGATTGCGTCAGATACAGAAGATCCCTTCGGTAAATTCGTACTCAGGTTTGATTTCACAACAAAAAAGTTTGGAcgtctctctcttccttttcaaACTGATGATGCTGATGGTGTTGTGGAGAGTATGATTCTATCAGTTGTTAGGGAAGAGAAGCTTGCGTTGTTATATGAGAGGTTTGATGATGATACAGAGGATCCTTCGGAGATGAAGATATGGGTGACCAATACTAAAATCGAGGAGGCCAAAGACTTGTCGTGGAGCGATTTCTTGGTAGTGGATTTCCATAAATTGATGGTAACAAGGATGACAAATGTGAGGAGTTTCTTGGTGgatgaggagaaaaaaatgGTCGTGTTTTGTGATACAGACAGCAATTACAGGACAAGAGTTTATGTTGTCGGAGAGAATGTATACCAAGAAGTTTATGAAGAGACTACTACAGATGAATTATTTTGCTATTGGCCATGTCTCGTCAGCTATGCTCCAAGTTTGGTTCAAATTCAGCAAGGTCAAGTGAATACCGgatgcaaaagaaaaag CACTATCAGACGCTAA
- the LOC104748273 gene encoding putative F-box protein At3g17560 codes for MISNLPVDVLEEILSKVPVTSLRRLRSTCKLWYHHALFKDPGFIKKHSDKTEREYYDVMLIGYEVYSVSSNLNEVHLNSRLRLKGNHSLINRPLSNSDQFGIYEAFHCDGLLLCTAVSRKHEARCVVWNPFSGKTRWIRPISQYQRTREVYALGYNNKELCHNYKILRVISRKDLEIYEFSSNSWRSLDVSTHEKFQHLCVPFHKEAASFSTMALSVVREEHLSLLLYHTGIWKSKIDIWIAKEIETTFTSWSKFLHVDLKPGIMNCNLHPISFFIHEEKKVAVFCDDNNSKVCVVGEDESHQVPLIYKCLYLNYWPFPCPPTVFTYVPRFV; via the exons ATGATCTCCAACCTTCCAGTGGATGTGCTAGAAGAGATACTCTCTAAGGTTCCCGTGACATCTTTGAGACGATTACGATCAACTTGCAAACTATGGTACCATCACGCTTTATTCAAAGACCCTGGATTTATCAAAAAGCACTCTGATAAAACTGAAAGAGAGTACTACGATGTCATGTTGATTGGGTATGAGGTTTATTCAGTGAGTTCCAATCTCAATGAAGTTCACCTCAACTCTCGTCTACGGTTGAAAGGTAATCATAGCCTAATTAATCGACCCCTTAGTAATTCAGATCAATTCGGTATATATGAAGCCTTTCACTGTGATGGTTTATTGCTATGCACCGCCGTATCAAGAAAGCATGAAGCCAGGTGTGTGGTTTGGAACCCCTTCTCGGGGAAAACCAGATGGATCCGACCGATAAGTCAGTATCAGCGGACACGGGAGGTCTATGCGCTCGGTTACAATAACAAGGAATTGTGCCATAACTACAAGATCTTGAGGGTTATAAGTAGAAAAGATTTGGAAATCTATGAGTTTAGCTCTAATTCATGGAGAAGTCTTGATGTATCTACCCATG AGAAATTTCAGCATCTGTGTGTGCCATTCCATAAAGAAGCAGCATCTTTTAGTACCATGGCTCTCTCAGTTGTTAGAGAAGAACATCTTTCGTTGTTGCTGTATCATACGGGCATATGGAAATCAAAGATTGACATATGGATCGCCAAAGAGATTGAGACCACATTTACGTCGTGGAGCAAGTTCTTACATGTGGATTTAAAACCCGGTATCATGAACTGCAATTTGCATCCCATAAGTTTCTTCATTcatgaggagaagaaagttgcCGTTTTCTGTGACGACAACAACAGCAAGGTATGCgttgttggagaagatgaaTCCCACCAAGTACCATTAATTTACAAATGTTTGTATTTAAATTATTGGCCTTTCCCATGTCCGCCAACGGTGTTTACTTATGTTCCAAGATTCGTTTAA
- the LOC104746099 gene encoding putative F-box/kelch-repeat protein At3g17570 — protein sequence MMFSDLPRDLQAEILSRVQARYLQQLKTTCKRWYTLFKDPGFLKKNLDRAGRGFISLMNSRVSSVSINLPGIHDSVDPSFDATGVLVSKNDPEDVKISDIFQCNGLLLCTTTDRRLVVWNPYTGQTRWIPNRSSNALFHKFVLGYEKEKENCNSHHILRYKSFSLSPLGAEFDIYEFNSDSWRSFHDVSPICTLQSKGVSLKGNTYWIASDTEDPFGKFVLRFDFTTKKFGRLSLPFQTDDADGVVETAILSVVREEKLALLYERFDENTEDDPSEMKIWVTNTKIEEAKDLSWSSFLVVDFPKLMVTRMVNVSSFLVDEEKKMVVFCDVDTDVYLARAYIVGENIYQEIYKETTTRESFSLWPCLVSYAPSLVQIQQGQVNPGCKRKR from the coding sequence atgaTGTTTTCGGATCTTCCACGGGATTTACAAGCAGAAATACTCTCAAGGGTTCAGGCCAGATATCTACAACAATTGAAAACTACTTGCAAGCGGTGGTACACTTTGTTCAAAGATCCGGGATTCCTCAAGAAGAACTTGGATAGAGCGGGAAGAGGGTTTATCTCGCTGATGAATTCCAGGGTTTCTTCAGTTAGTATCAATCTCCCTGGCATCCACGACAGTGTTGATCCGTCCTTTGACGCAACAGGTGTACTTGTCAGTAAGAATGATCCAGAAGATGTCAAGATATCTGATATCTTTCAGTGCAACGGTTTATTATTGTGCACCACTACTGACAGGAGACTCGTGGTTTGGAACCCTTATACTGGTCAGACCAGGTGGATCCCAAACAGATCCAGCAACGCACTGTTCCATAAGTTTGTTTTAGGGTacgaaaaagagaaagaaaattgcAACAGCCACCATATCCTAAGGTATAAGTCATTCTCATTGAGCCCGTTAGGTGCGGAGTTTGATATCTATGAGTTTAACTCTGATTCATGGAGGAGTTTTCATGACGTCTCTCCTATTTGTACCTTACAATCCAAGGGCGTGTCATTGAAGGGGAATACTTACTGGATTGCTTCAGATACAGAAGATCCCTTCGGTAAATTCGTACTCAGGTTTGATTTCACAACAAAAAAGTTTGGAcgtctctctcttccttttcaaACTGATGATGCTGATGGTGTTGTCGAGACTGCGATTCTATCAGTtgttagagaagagaagcttgcgTTGTTATATGAGAGGTTTGATGAGAATACAGAGGATGATCCTTCGGAGATGAAGATATGGGTCACCAATACTAAAATCGAGGAGGCCAAAGACTTGTCGTGGAGCAGTTTCTTGGTAGTGGATTTCCCTAAATTGATGGTAACAAGGATGGTAAATGTGAGTAGTTTTTTGGTGgatgaggagaaaaaaatgGTCGTGTTTTGTGATGTAGACACTGATGTTTACCTGGCAAGAGCTTACATTGTCGGAGAGAATATATACCAAGAAATCTATAAAGAGACTACTACAAGGGAATCATTTTCCCTTTGGCCATGTCTCGTCAGCTATGCTCCAAGTCTGGTTCAAATTCAGCAAGGTCAAGTGAATCCCGgatgcaaaagaaaaaggtag